The Vitis vinifera cultivar Pinot Noir 40024 chromosome 1, ASM3070453v1 DNA segment CATCATTATACTTTGGCCTTGTCTAAGACCTCATGTTGCGCCCTTTAAATTGCATGGTTATTATCATCTAAGTTCTATCACCACCTTTAAAGAAAATGTGAAGTCAAAGTTCATTAAATCTTTGGTGAATATCCAAGAAATGGGATGAATTGATTGTTCATCTACTTCtacaaattttgataattttaatataaataataattaactactcaataagaaaattaaaatagagaAGGGAATATAAACACAAACTGGATTTTTATAATGGTTTAACAATTGTATATGTACATTCCTTCTTGTTTCATCTAAGTTTAAGGTTTCCTCTACTAATTCAAGGCTTTCTTCAATTGAAACTTTCAAGTCTTCGTAcaattgaattcaaaattctAATAGTCCTTTACACTCACTCAAGTGATCTCTCACACTTGAAACAAACTTCgcaatattgaaaaattaaaattataactaGTCCATTTTCATGCAATCTCAACCTAGTGCACATCAACCTCACGTTTATAAAGTCCTAAAAATAATGCTTATACTTGCATAGATTCTTTTGGTGCATGGTCTTCTAATTTTGgattaattttatctttcaaaaatcaaaagctttatcaaattaataaccTGCTTGGACAACACTTAAACACACAATTACATGTTTATCATTtgtttgttattatcaaaattcATGATAGAAAACCTTAGGAGAGTCActcttcctaaaaaaaaaaaattaagcctTCTCAAATTCTAATGCAACAAGACATCATAGGTGCTTCCACAAACATAATGGATTTTGTTTGgtcataaacaatttttaaaaatattacatcATTTAAAAACTCTCTCAATGCatcaattttgaagaaaaaatcacAACTCCATGAAATCTCATACTTTAATTTTGCCTAATCTCTCCCAAATGGTATCTTATGTGGGCATGTTGCCATGATTACTAAGCCAATGCTCAAACACTCATAGCACTCCGCATGCATTGACATGCTATCAAGTCTATCAAGACCCCTGGCTTTTCTTCTTGTCTAAGTTATGACATGTCTCTCTCCCTGCATGCCATACGTTATCGCAGACACATATCCATCCATATTTAAGCTCATTTGGAAGGAAAGGTAAacaggacaaaaaaaaaaagatgcgATTCAATAGTGTAAAATCCTATTTCATTGGTACCAACCTTTCACGGGACATATTGGTCACATAATCCAAACTTAACCAGAATACAAAGTTTAACAAACCATGGTGCTACATCATTTCCATTCCATGTAGCAACAGTAAACTCGTATTTTCCCACCCCGCATCTTATGAACTTCGCAACCCACTGAAATTATACTGGGATAGGTAAAAAAGAATTGCTCCACCCATTCCCAAAGGTTCCATTCCATGGCCCAAACATATCCTAAATTCACTctaaattatccaaaatttatCAATTAGGTTTTCAACAGAAATGTATAAAGTTTGAGTTAACTTGATATTTCTTGCAAGTAGAAGTAGACGACTAAAAGAATTTCcactaaaaagaaaatgtttctcCTACCGAAAGGCTATTCCAAACTATATAGAAAGGAAGTATGCATTCAAAACAAATGGGCATTTATAATGGAACATGAATAAGATCCACACCTTGAGATTTTCTAGTGTTCCCCCCGCATAGTATAACTTACCAATCTAAACTTCCCATGTGGTGAAGAATAGGGTATGGGGAGTCATCAAGGCAATTTAGGGAAGCTTTTTAAGTCGAACAAGTAGCCCAAATATTAGGTGAGCTAGGTGGAACCATTCATGGTAAATGAAACCCACAGGAAAGGAACAAACTACAGGATCGAGCCAGCCAAAATTATTTTACACcgaatttttaattgttttgtgaattttgttttgtttaataGAAGACTAATCATTTCTCTCTCAATTTTAGAACACAGAAGGAAAAGCAAATCTCCACCTGCAGTAAGTTCTTTATGTTAAGCACGTGAATATACAGACAAAAAAAAGGACTATAAAGGAGTCCTCGTACCTGTTATCACCGTGATAACCAAGTTGCGCGCATGACAAATTGTATACAAGAGCAGATTTGTTGGTTTCCATCAGCAAACATGATATTAGATAATGATTATGAACTCCTTCCATGTCACAAACATATACCAAAGGGAATAAATAAGTAAGCATGACCAGATAATTAGTCATTCAAACTATGTAAGCATTTCATTATCAGTATAGGTCAAGTTCGAGAATATACATTAAGCAaaatagggattttttttttcttttcagaaaACAAATATTTCAACTTCACCGACATCATATTTCAGGATATACACATGAGCCCAACACAAGCATTGGATTATGAGTAGGCACATTTAAGAATATACAAGCACCTCAGTCATCTGTAAAGAATTGTCCTGAATGGTTATCCATAACAGCAAATTGCATGTTCTCTGATGGTTTCCAGTGCCGCTTTCGTTGATTTATAAACCAATTGTTAATTTGCTTCTGGTCCAGACCCGTTGTTTCAGCAAGTGCAATTTTATCAGCTTCCTGGattattatataagaaaaaGCGGTATGGTCAAAGACTCAGAAAATAGTATGCATTCCCACCCTATAAAGGAAATGAAAACACAAAGTGCAGACTTACAAGCACAATAGCAACATATAGGTAAACCAAAAGTACAAGATCCATCACAGCAGCAAAGCAAAAATACTGCCCAAAATTATTTGGATGACCATTAGGATGTCAAATGGAAATGTACTTGTTCCATTCTGTTGTCCAGGAGAATTAAACCAGCTCAATCAGTTTTCTGAAGTATTTGCAAGAAGTCTAATATGTAATGAGCAGTTTCATTCTCAGGACTTGAAGTAATAACTTCTTCTGTGATAACCTAGTTCGACCTGGTCCATAGGCTATTATATTGTCCCCACTTTAAGTGCTGGCAACAAGTGGCAGTCAGTGAGCTATCCACACAGTTACCGCctagaaaaaggaagaaatgaaaTCAAGCAAATTTTACTATAAATTTCCTTCCATTTTAGCTGACTAACCTCTGGAAATAATTTCTAAAACGTGGATGGGTTGGGTTTGTGGCtcaacagagaaaaaaaaaaaaaaaaaaaatcatttccatGGCATCATTACCACTCTCATTCGGGACACCATTACGACTCCAACCCCTTTAAACCTATATATAAGATGACATTTCTTCCTCTTTTAAAGATGGGTCATGGTTCAATTGTGAAAATGAGCCAAACCAAATACAGCACTCAAAAGATTCATTGTCATCGGTAAACACTCCGGAAGAACAAAGAGTTCAAGAACAACATTTAAGGTGGTACAGCATAGTTAAGGCGGAGACTGACTGGAATATTTACCGTTGGGTATGGCCATTTATAATGAAGGTTCCACCACTCAAGTAGTGTTTGCCTTGCTTCTTTTGGCagctttccttttttcttcttttttgaaaaCTCCAGCTTGAGGGAACTTATTCGACCACCAAACCTCCGTAAGAGCCTCTCCTTAAGTTCTTGGTCTTCACCCCTTGGTTGAGCCTCTTGTACCTCCTCTCCTCCACTAAAATCCTCATCAGATGACACAACAGCTTCATCTGGCCAGATCATTGCACAAGTAAACATAATGAAAACAACTTAATAACCTGGAGAAACTGCAGAAAAAgcttaaactttaaaaaaatggcAATACCCTCATCCACCCAACACAGAGCTACACCTATGACCCAATTTGAATGATGTCTCAAGATAAACAATTAAACTCGCCAAAATTCCATAGACTAGCAGGGAATCATCTTTGAGCTTTAAGAAGGGATTTAAAGACCAGTTTAATTTTCTAGAAGGCAATCATGCACGCTGCACTTGGACATCATATTCTCAAAGCAAATTAATTTCAAGTGGCTTTTCATCTCTAGTTTCATGAGTAATGCTTATGTTTCTCATATAGTTTAAAATTGACTATAGTTTTTTCATAAACACATGTATTAAAAGAGGACACGTCAAGATTATATCAACAAATTATATCACTGGTATTTATGTGCTACcatttatcaaatatgatatattattttagaataCAAACTAGCATAAACGAATCAATGAAAATAGTAACTGAATTAATTCAGTTTTAGCTTTCCTGTTTCCATTTGAAGTTTACCTAAGTAGATCCAAAATGGGTTATGAACAAGTTtccattaaacaaaaaaaagtatTGCAGCTACTTTTGTCATTGAAAAGAAGCAAGCACCCACTCAAACCCACCATATCCCTCAAATCACATTCAAAGAAGTCGCTTGCATCAATCATCTACATGACATTTTCTGATACAGTAGAGACAGGTaaggttttgatttatttagtGTCCTTAGCTCTTATACCAATCATTCACATAACTTCTAATGGATGGACGAGTCTTTGTGAAGCTGTGTAGTATGTGGCTATTGTACTAAATGTAGATTTATGGTAAAGCATCAAAAGTAAAGCTTATGATAATAGCTGCCACTACCCTATACAGCCAGCATCTCGATCTTCCATGTTAATGATGTGTGAATCATTCTATTGCATGTTAAGGATGCATGAATCCTTCCATCAGTGTTTCCAGCCAGTCCAACGGTTAATAATGGATGGGAACTTGGGCAGTGGAAAGGACATTAAAATAATTGGCACACGTGAGAAAGTAATCAGTCACAAATTCGATTAGGGTGCCTAAATTCTGATGATGTAAACTTCGTATTGGGATTAAAAAATTAAGCCAAAAGAGAGCCTATTTGAAGAGGAAATCGAAAAGGTTGATTACTTTAATATTCAATTAATCCATCTTCAATTTACCATGAATAGCACTGAAGAAATCACAGCAAATAACCTTCAGCAAAATAACATGGAGGGTTATACCTAAACTTGCATAAATGATAATAtctgaaagaaaataataataataattattataataataagcaaagaaaaataaaaaaataaaaaagcttaGCATGCGTGGTTTGACTCACAGAACACAAAACCAAACATGGAGGACGAAGATGGAAGGCCACATAGCTCTCTGACCGCCAAACCAGTTGCaaagattaaaattataattatttaaaaagaaagaaaaggaggaGATATTGCTCCGTCGTTTCTGAGTCAGTGTCTACATTATTGACGAGACGGTACGGCCATCAAATCAAAGTGGCAGAAAGCCCAGACTAGCACTGTGACAAACTCGGCAATCTAGGTAACACGACCACTGTGGCACTGGCCACTCTTCAACCCAGCCCATACTCCCAGTGGCATTAGGTGTGATCAGAGCAGATGAATCGGTTTGACACGAGTGCAAGCctttaaattatattacatctttttccattaaaatttaggaaactGCCATGATACCATCCACATGATCTGGATTCTGGACCTCTGAATTGCATCATAAAATCTGAACTATTATTAAATgagaataattattataatattaaatatgtctACAGACCCATCAAAATAATTTaccatttattaaaatataaaactaaggACTAACCATAAAATGTATGGACTTAGAACCTAGATAAAATCAAAAGGTAATAAAACCAtttccaaatataaaataatataccttTCTAAAAACACGTCAATTTTCTTTGGATTGATGACGACCTTTTTCCATAAgatattgacaaaaaaaaaaaaaaattatcatactGTCACCAAACCCCAAAATTTATTCCAGAGGCACCTTGCATGGGTGGAATAAAATCTTGGAACTTTAGCTGACAAGCTCCTAGAAATGCTAGCTAGTAGTAACTTTATGGTAAGTAGGTACACATAGAACGAATTGCACTACTCCAAAATTAATGATAATAGcgctcatttttttttcttgtttcggAAAGAATTATAAAAAGGCACATTCGATTATTGTAAGTTgctaaaaaaaagtcaaaattaattaaagttttatttattttaaactatttacttttattgaaaaatgtaaataaaataaatttttaaaaaatacgtGTAAAAATAACTTACTAATTTTACatctatttttattcaaatatttcaagacccaaaagagaaaaagaatagaattaaaataatacaGAAATTATAGGCCACCACGTATTATCATTATAGAGATGGAACGTTCtgtaaattttcaaaaatgtcagtcactataaaaataattttaaaaagaaaatttacacTTTCCCCTCACAAATTTGATTCTCTACGCTCTACGCTGCCTAAGGATTACAgagaaaagaacaaaacaatTAGAAAAAGACTCTACGCCCAAGCTGCCGAAAATGAATATAGGGAAAGAAACAAGTGGGGGTTAGAGGGACCCACAGAAAACTCCAGTTCGCAACTAGAAAGTAAACACGTTCACATACATCATCCGGCACAAAGACCCAGAAGTGAACAAATGTCCATGGAAATGACAAGCACTACGCAGCGGCAGAAGCTGGGGTGGGTGGGAGAGAGATGGTGTTGATGAGGCCCCTAAAGCTGATTCACAGCGGGAGTCCATGTGAAATCCGAACACCCGCTCTAAGCGGAGTGGGCCTCGTAAAGTTGGCCTACACTACCCCCATAACGCCCTTTTCCTTGACGTTCCATACAACCTCCTCTCACTCTCCACCCCACATCTAATAACCCGGTGGCCCCATAACGCGCTTTGGAAGGGTTTCACAAGACGGAGACCAGTTCTTTTCTCCCTCCCTCTCCCATCACATGCTTCAGTGTATCTATAGTCCAGGCTTCTTCTCTGAAACTTTTCTTGGGAAACCATCACAACGCCCATTCCAATCTTGTTGTGTTGTATCACTCGGGAGAATAAAGACCCTAAAAGCATTTACGAGACTCTTGGACAAGCTTCTTTTCTTTCACTCAATGGTCCTCTAAATGCAAGCCTATTATAACTGGAGAAAGCATCTCTAAAGGCAAGCAATGACATGGCGCTTCGAAATGCTCGTGAAAATTCATCTAGCATTATTCATTCTCATTTCTCTTATCAACTGATTCTTGTCAAGCAAATCTGGCCTAAGGACTCGATAATTATTCTTGCCTGTAATTTAAACTCAGCAATAGACTCTTTATGCAGCAAAGAGAAAATGCACAGGGCAAGAGCTTTTCCCGTTGTGGCCttaaaaaaacttgaaatgCAATGCAACTAAAGAAGCATCATGTTTGATAtggaaaacaatgaaaataaattgacgCAGCTCCGAACCAACCCAGTCAATtattcccaaaaaaataaattgggaaaAATTGAAGACCAAAGGAATGAGTAAGAAGCAAAGAGATCCAGTTATTGAACTGCCAGCCCTCAGACCAACTAGGATGAGCAAACCTTGCTTGTCACCATTCCAGAAGGAACGGATGAACATAGGACCTAACATTTAATGGtacatttttgtaatttaatgTAATGCCAAATCCTGGATCCTTGTTATTCATTTCGAATTCAATAATGTTCCTGTCGACAGCTGCAGACTTTTAATTGACTATAGCAGCAGAAATGCTAGGACTAAATAATACGAGATCCACACAATCAGTCCTTGAAAATGATAAGTTTCAGGGATTCTCTTctttttcctaaaatcattgcaGCAATTCCCCAAGATCTGAGGACTTAACAAGATCACAGTAACTTTGAACCctatgttaaaaaattatcatgctTCAAAAGTTGAAGGGCAAAAGCAATAGACTAACAATTAACAATCCTGAGGAGAACAGTTTTGTTAAAGCACTTGTCGAAGAATGCATCTGATGGAGAGTTAAACAAACATAGAAGATGGCTGCACAACAGACcagaaagagaagcaaagacCAGCAGCCTGGCAGATCACCACCTTATTCAATGGAAGCATGTGAATATATGCCAACAAAATGTCCTATGTGGACATCTGCATTGGTGGCACGTCTAAAGAAATATTAGATCTGCTAAAGAGACTGGGATAAGAAAGAGCCAGTGAGGCATCCGAGAAGACAAAGAGAACACGAGGCCAACTAACAATTGTAGTAATAACATTACTGGAAAAACTAATCCGTAGtttgaaacaaaaacaataatagtTGCCAACCATAACCAACCTCATTACAGTGATATACAAGACTACatccttttttaaatcaattctttatgCAAAAAGTGCATTAAGTTATTTCGTTCAGTACCTTTTGAACATCTAAGGCTGTTTTACACATGCCAATTGCATGACATCCACTCCTTGTAAATGGAAACAACAACAGCTTTTCTCTGATATAGATTCTTAAAATTGCACCAACTTCACGCCAAGCTAAGATTTGTAGTTTAAACCAATAAAGAAATTACTAAATCAACAGTATCAATGACAAAGGCTGATTGTAGGCTAAGTGTACTTTGTTTACTTGTTTATTGTTTCAACCATTATTTAATGATAGAGACGGTAACACAGATTAAAAGGAGATTCAAGaattcaacaaaaataaaaagaagaattaGATGTCAAAGAAGCAAAAGTGCGGAAGCACATCATCAAGCCCCAAAACATCAGTCCTTTTAGAAAGTTGCAGAGATCAATGTTATCACGTGAGTAGTGAGATTCCTATTTCAATCTATTATCATTGATGATGAGGATGATTAAGGGTAATAATGAACTAAACTTGGCTTTGGTTCAATAAATAtgcatgattttttaaaattatccaaTACAACCTTCAAGAAGATATCTCTATGGGAGCAAATATTACTTTTACCTATTAGACAATTCCCAATGCCCATTTAAATTCTCCCACATACTCTATGCACAACTTATGCATGCTCTATTGGAACTTGAAATTCTATAAAGTTACCAGACCAGATCATTACAGgccattaccatcaccatttAAAGAATAAGCAGGcccttttattttacaacagACAACTTAAAAATAGATGCAATACAGCATGAAGACTACAtccatgttttgattttcaaaGCTTCTAACTGTTTTTCACCCATAGAAAGAGCACAatccaattaattaaaaaggATAACATACATGAAATGTAAACTAGAAAATGCACATACAATTAGGTTAGAATTTTTTATGTATTATTCTAGCTTTTAGGATAACtttaaaatgatagaatttTGTGAATACAACGCACACACACATATGCATGCTATTTAACTAGCCCAACAACTCTTAACATGGGAAATATCTCCACCACAACAATCAAGAAAAAGAATCTCAcactattaattaaattaaataactttaaatcaGCACTTGGAAAGGATTTCCTATGGAGCAAACAAAGACAACCTCCCCCTTTTCCCCAACACATGCCAAGGAAATGGAAAGCAATTTTAACTCCCATGTGAAAtcaaatacataaattttttttttcatcctgcCCTACCTAGAGACCTTGCAAATCTTTCTCCATCATGGAACTTTCTATTACAGAAGTATACAAATTTTCCTTATATTAGAATTTCATATATTCTCTTCACCTTAGAATCTCATATCCTATGACTTCAAATAAAAACCACAAAAGCAAGGTAATATCATTTATGGATAAGCCAACACTCTATCCCCACTTTTTAAGAAAACTAGAAAGGTGGTAACTCTTATTTTGAGGAAAGATGATACTGTGTAAGGTCATACAATATCATATCAAATAAGAAGaataaagaaacaaatggaACACCAATGATCTTATTTCCCCTAAAACTATATTAAAGGCATTTTTCTAGACAGGAGTTTTCATGTATAATAATGGTTCCattcaaattcaataaattgatcaaatagagaaagtaaaaaaaaaaaaggggtctctcaaaaaaaatttgtagCATGCAAAAATGAAACAATGAGGGTGTTTACAGTTTCTTTGGTTTGGTTCCTCCCACACTCATAGTTATGTTTAGCCTAAAGTTCAATTACTTGTGCTATGTGTCCATCAGCAGGAAAAATAGGGACACCTGTTTGGAGTCTTTAGCACTACTTTTACATTTTATCAAAACTTAAATTTCAAACCAGTCTTGTCATAAAAAGGTATGCTAGTTACAGTGACatggattaaaacaaaatataaaattataatctgACAAtatcataaatgagaaaatccaTTGCTAATCTAAAATTAGAAGAGGAAAAGGACTGGAAGAGAGGCAATTAAGTCAGATTTACAGTTCTGGCTAATTGCAAACCAACACCTATGCCTCAAAAGTTTTAACTCGTTTTAAAAGAAACCATTCATCTTCAATGTATTTAAACTATCAAACTACTATTCAGTATGTCATCAATGAAATCTGAAACGTCAAAATCAGAATCTCTAATACTTTCTAGCTTCATTTTCTCTGACacggaaaaaaataaaaagaaaagggaattgAAGAGAAAACGAACACAACAAACGATATGAACTGGGAATTGCAAGTAAACCTAGCCCCATATACCACTGAACTGAAAAGGCACAGCCCCAATACTGTTATAAGGTCCATTGCTGCAGTGCCATTtaactttattatttgtttattattttatttatttgatcaaaATTTTCCCTTAATAAATGATATAAccacaaacaaataaaactcacagattattcttctttttttttcaaaccagAAGCAGTGAAGTGAGACAACCTTCATTAAGCTAAGACATGGGTCTCTTtcatttctagggttttttgttgttggtttcttttttattattgccATATCCAAAAACAGGAGTATTCTCTGAGCATTATTGGTGTTCTCAATAGGTGGGTTCATTGTACAAACAGCAAGAGGATAGACATTAGGACTAGGACTGGGACTAGGAGGAGTAGGAGGGCAATGGCCAGCCCTCCATGGTGTTCATTATGCTAGCTTGAGCCGGCAACTCACGCTATCGTGTTTCATGAACAGCCCATCTGTCTAAGCGATTACAGTGAAAAGATTTATGGTGATTTTCACATGAGTTGCTTATACAGctcaaaaatcaataatatgtgtgtgaaaacataaataaaaaataaaataaaatcccacGATTAAAGCATCCGACGGAAGAAAAACTTACCGGGAAGGCTTCGTATGGATGCATCGTTGCAGAGATTGCCCAGCTGCATTTCAATCTTGTTCAAGAAGGTCGTAGCTTCATCAAAAGGCCTTGCGAGATCTGATTTATACTTCTCCAACATATCACAGTATGTTTCCTAGCGGGAAcgagagaaaaagagaggaaaattagaaattgaagaCAAACGGTtagagagagggtgagagagaaagagaccATGAACTCGTCGAGCTCAGGATCGGCTCCTAAGCACGTTGAAACAGCGTCTCTCTTACAAACGTCGTTTTCTCGCCGGATTTCGTCTAACAGACACGCAATTTCCGGAGGCGCCCCTACCTGAAAAGGCATCCAATAAAACCGAAAGCTTAAAAAGCGAAGTACAAATGAACACAAAAGCGACTAGAATTTTCCTCCGAGAAATTACAGGAAAGTTAGATCAGTAAATACAAAGGACTTTCGCGGCACGTTGCCAGGGAAATATAGCGAAATTGACAGGAAAATAATGACAATTTTGAAAGGTTTTCAAAGCAAACGAAAAACGCAATTCATTATACACTTTTCTTTTccaagaaaacagaaaaaggcTTAGATCTCCAAAGTTAAAACGAAAGTCAAAAACAATAAATCCGCCATAGAAGCCATAAACGCAACGTACGACGGCCAAATCGGAGTTATTTGGATAATGTAAAGCTCATTAACTTGAAATCGGATGACTAAGAGAAAAGCGCCATCACTGTACATAATTCAATGCTCTAAACAAACTTGGTTTCTCTATAGGCGACTGGAACCACAACCAAAACTTCGAAAACTTGAATTCGagtttgaaaaactaaaaacacttgaAACAACTCATGAAGACGCCCCATCTTAAGCCTCATCCTCGGATTCATCACCATGAAAAAGAAGTTTCACCTTCTGACAATCGATGTAAGCTTCGAGCAATCTCGGGTAGCAAGGATGGGAAGCGATTTTGGCTTTGATCACAGAAGACACATCTTCTTCTCGTTGAATTTCGGGCGTGATCGAAGCAGTCTCTGATATAGCAGAAGCCACCGAAATTAGCTCGTTCGATCCAAACACGGGAATCCGATAGTCACGAAAGGCGGCTGCGGAGGAGAAGAAGCTCTGGTAATCCGCCGGCAGTATCAGATTCTCCGGCGACATCAGCACCTTGTCGGAGTAGTCGGACGTCGAATTGAGACCGTACACTTCCTCCATGATTCTCTTCTAGAAGAACGATGAGAATTGCAGAAGATTAAAAGGCCAATATCACATGAACTGTGGAGTAGTAGAGAACCTTTGTATTATAGttgtttatatttataattttatatacatatatatttctttaaaataaatttaattcccacccccataaaaaaataaaataaaatataacataaagTTAACTGGAAGCTCGCATTTGCTGTAATGCAGAAATGAAGTGCGAGTGTGATTTTCACACGCGGGTGCCGAGAGGCAGAGCTCTGAGAGCCCCTCAAAGCTAATCCGGTAATCCCTTTTcctatttctttatataatagtttttataCACATCACTTCCCCcgtaattcttttattttttattttttattttttatttttgtaaattattaaataaaataaaatccccTTCAAATGTCTACGCAAAGTCATCGCACAAGCATTACTTTCTATGGCAAAAATGCGCTGTCTCCActcttttataatattaaaatgtaaAGAGCATGAGGGCATGTTTGGATGTTTTGGGAATATCGAATGACTTGAATTGTTTTTACCTTCAAGCTTCATCACATACCATCCACAAATTCTCAATATTCTTTCCAATCTACTCACAAAGTTTAGCCAAAAATGAAACAATTGAGAGATGAATAGAGGAATCAGCAATAAAATGATAACGCTGCACCATACAATTGACTTGAAACATGAACCTAAAAAGAAATGTCATTCGCAATAAAGTCAAATGTAGGTGATGGATGATTAAGGTTGAAAGGGCATGCAAAGCATAAAAGGGGGCATTCAAAAATTTCATCTGAAGTCCAATGTCCGAATGTGCCCTAATCATAACCCTCCCTGTCAATTAGCAGCATCTTTGTTGTGTTTCACGGGTATGGCTTGTCCTATTTTTTGCCAGCAGATGCGTTCCATGCCATCTCCATCTTCTGTGCCTTTgcttatatttaaatttcatttttataggatttttaatttaaaatattttaaattttacgcAAACATAACCCttaaatataatcattttaaaactatgaaaatggaaaaatcaTTGAAGAATAATAGACAAATAAAGATTCATATGTTataactaaatattaaaaaacaataaaatggaaaaagagaataataataataaaaaacatacgCAAATGAGATAATATAAGAAAGTTGGTTTATCAAACATGTGCAAACCAATATGAACTAATACACGAGAATTTAGAAAGTATTGACCACGTCTTATACAACTCTAAACTAGGAACCTttcaaagtttgaaattttgaattacaaCTCAAATAGTAACATCAACAATTCAATATAATGATTGATCGTTGAACTAAAAATTGGGaatattttaaatgtttcaCATTGGGACAATATTCCGCGCGAGACTT contains these protein-coding regions:
- the LOC100246480 gene encoding homeobox protein knotted-1-like 6, producing the protein MEEVYGLNSTSDYSDKVLMSPENLILPADYQSFFSSAAAFRDYRIPVFGSNELISVASAISETASITPEIQREEDVSSVIKAKIASHPCYPRLLEAYIDCQKVGAPPEIACLLDEIRRENDVCKRDAVSTCLGADPELDEFMETYCDMLEKYKSDLARPFDEATTFLNKIEMQLGNLCNDASIRSLPDEAVVSSDEDFSGGEEVQEAQPRGEDQELKERLLRRFGGRISSLKLEFSKKKKKGKLPKEARQTLLEWWNLHYKWPYPTEADKIALAETTGLDQKQINNWFINQRKRHWKPSENMQFAVMDNHSGQFFTDD